From Streptomyces yatensis, one genomic window encodes:
- a CDS encoding OmpL47-type beta-barrel domain-containing protein: protein MILGLSSATATAAHGQNDTRQAAQQTLTWTAGDDITKYASAPTTAVAGKTTIVFENSTATGNTMGMPHTLTFDVSDPEYNNDVPLNILANPSDDSGGKHTAEVTLSPGRYRYHCTIPGHGQMQGILVVTDGGGGEDTTAPDASAKVEGEKNADGAYIGMATVTVSATDEGSGVDRIEFAEGDAAFQPYTAPVMVHQVGAHTIRYRAVDKAGNVSEVKSVDFTVVAPPTDDTTAPETSATVSGEKDPSGAYIGMATVTITASDTGSGVNRIDYALGQGEFQPYTGPVMVHDAGAHTVRYRAADKAGNVSEVKSVDFTVVAPPAEDTTPPAVSATVDGTKNSDGAYVGSAKVTLTAADDDSGVEKVEYSLDSGPYLAYTTPVAVDRVGRHTVAFRATDKAGNTSEARQLAFTVAEGGGVPAPACPEWDERLTVIVGTVDTGVPNRITRSRCTINELIEDEKDWSSHALFLKHVTSVTDKLLTDGVIDQREYKAINRAAKQSGIGKPGQDEGYRPLFDGTKKSYDKWQHVGGGAFGLNDDGSITSSTSVQGMGMLWFPQRTYDDFSLKLQFRDDAPGTGNANGGVFVRFPYVHDHPEESRPEWVAIKYGHEVQILDRPDGDMYKTGSIYGFDRVGLAGAGVTPKGSWNDYEIRVVGQHYSIYRNGVLLNEFENTGGQEFTPPRGDDPGTDGRRYSSGYIGLQVHSTDDVISYRDIRIKEL, encoded by the coding sequence ATGATCCTCGGGCTCAGCTCGGCGACGGCGACGGCGGCCCACGGGCAGAACGACACCCGGCAGGCCGCACAGCAGACCCTCACCTGGACCGCGGGTGACGACATCACCAAGTACGCCTCGGCGCCCACCACCGCGGTCGCCGGGAAGACCACCATCGTCTTCGAGAACAGCACGGCCACCGGCAACACCATGGGGATGCCGCACACCCTGACGTTCGACGTCTCCGACCCCGAGTACAACAACGACGTCCCGCTGAACATCCTCGCCAACCCCTCGGACGACAGCGGCGGCAAGCACACCGCCGAGGTCACCCTCAGCCCCGGCCGCTACCGCTACCACTGCACCATCCCCGGCCACGGCCAGATGCAGGGCATCCTGGTGGTCACCGACGGTGGCGGTGGCGAGGACACCACCGCGCCCGACGCCTCGGCGAAGGTCGAGGGGGAGAAGAACGCGGACGGCGCGTACATCGGGATGGCCACCGTCACGGTGTCCGCCACCGACGAGGGCTCGGGCGTGGACCGGATCGAGTTCGCGGAGGGGGACGCGGCGTTCCAGCCGTACACCGCCCCGGTGATGGTCCACCAGGTGGGCGCGCACACCATCCGCTACCGGGCCGTGGACAAGGCCGGGAACGTATCGGAGGTGAAGTCGGTGGACTTCACCGTGGTGGCGCCGCCGACGGACGACACCACGGCGCCCGAGACCTCCGCCACCGTCTCCGGTGAGAAGGACCCGTCCGGTGCCTACATCGGCATGGCCACCGTGACCATCACCGCCTCCGACACCGGCTCCGGGGTCAACCGGATCGACTACGCCCTGGGTCAGGGGGAGTTCCAGCCCTACACCGGGCCGGTCATGGTCCATGACGCCGGCGCCCACACGGTGCGCTACCGGGCGGCGGACAAGGCGGGGAACGTATCGGAGGTGAAGTCGGTGGACTTCACCGTGGTGGCCCCGCCGGCCGAGGACACCACACCCCCGGCGGTCTCCGCGACGGTCGACGGAACGAAGAACTCCGACGGTGCCTATGTGGGCAGCGCCAAGGTCACGCTCACCGCGGCCGACGACGACTCCGGGGTGGAGAAGGTCGAGTACTCCCTGGACAGCGGTCCGTATCTCGCCTACACCACCCCCGTGGCGGTGGACCGGGTGGGCCGCCACACCGTCGCGTTCCGCGCCACCGACAAGGCGGGCAACACCTCCGAGGCGCGGCAACTGGCGTTCACCGTGGCCGAGGGCGGCGGGGTGCCCGCACCCGCGTGCCCGGAGTGGGACGAGCGCCTCACGGTGATCGTCGGCACGGTGGACACCGGCGTCCCGAACCGCATCACCCGTAGCCGCTGCACCATCAATGAGCTGATCGAGGACGAGAAGGACTGGTCCTCCCACGCCCTCTTCCTCAAGCACGTCACCTCCGTCACCGACAAGCTGCTCACCGACGGTGTGATCGACCAGCGCGAGTACAAGGCGATCAACAGGGCGGCCAAGCAGTCCGGGATCGGCAAGCCCGGTCAGGACGAGGGCTACCGCCCGCTGTTCGACGGCACCAAGAAGTCCTACGACAAGTGGCAGCACGTGGGCGGTGGGGCCTTCGGTCTCAATGACGACGGCAGCATCACCAGCAGCACCTCGGTCCAGGGCATGGGCATGCTGTGGTTCCCGCAGCGGACGTACGACGACTTCTCGCTCAAGCTCCAGTTCCGCGATGACGCACCCGGGACGGGCAATGCCAACGGCGGCGTCTTCGTGCGCTTCCCCTATGTGCACGACCACCCCGAGGAGTCCCGCCCGGAGTGGGTCGCCATCAAGTACGGGCACGAGGTGCAGATCCTCGACCGCCCCGACGGCGATATGTACAAGACCGGATCGATCTACGGGTTCGACCGGGTCGGGCTCGCCGGTGCCGGGGTCACTCCCAAGGGGAGCTGGAACGACTACGAGATCCGGGTGGTCGGTCAGCACTACTCGATCTACCGCAACGGTGTGCTGCTCAACGAGTTCGAGAACACCGGCGGCCAGGAGTTCACCCCGCCGCGCGGGGACGACCCCGGCACGGACGGCCGTCGGTACTCCTCGGGGTACATCGGTCTCCAGGTCCACAGCACCGATGATGTGATCTCGTACCGCGACATCCGCATCAAGGAGCTGTAG
- a CDS encoding ThuA domain-containing protein: MPSKWRGLTVGRLRKRRAGVAALLFGALTATLLGGSPASARPEDRAPLTLPSPPGGDNVRVLVFHGSAGDEPTTVNAGIEAIEKIGNQGPAATRFTVDATADASVFTRPKLGKYNAVVFLTGAGDVLDPEQEAGLEAYMKAGGGFLGIHDAARNEPYSDWYSGLIGARPAATSPGNAQRAVVEVGDRVHPATKELPLEWKRTDTWLNWKDNPSGTVHTVARVRESSYQPGTGANGWDHPISWCRDYDGGRSFYTGMGGTVATFQETDFRAHLRGALLWTTRLARGDCKATINANYKAERVTKPNQPGQSDQIGEPHGLVVAKDGRVLYIGRGGGDNSAPVVTDWNDPDIGKGQGQIHVYDPATGKVTLAGALTVFGNKGGGDELIKVEEGLLGIELDPDFLTNGWVYLHYTPHSRINRDTQMAERRVSRFTLDLKTNKLDLGSEKVLLSWPVQIHSCCHAGGGMSWDSKGNLYIATGDNNSSQFSDGYSGNNPQPNYKGVSFADARRTAGNTNNLNGKILRIHPEDDGTYTLPEGNLFTGKEPDEGGGKTRGEIYVMGVRNPARIFVDQKTDILYAGWVGPDAGEPSTTWGPAKYDTFAAITKAGNHGWPFCMGNKQPYRDRNLPDPSKPLGWYDCDHPKNESPNNNGLVNLPPITGNTIWYSPQGGAPDYPRDANGIPSYKASEAKFLLPWLKGGGQATMNGPVYRYDADSKSTTKWPAYWDGKWFVGDFYDADQPRHAVLTDPKTVGKGGLPVHAETLKKIIPVGADGIRNLMDWKFAPDGSLYVLDYGRGFFTSDSKSALWHITYNGGEPTPLAKDLVRKAE; this comes from the coding sequence ATGCCCTCGAAATGGAGAGGGCTGACAGTCGGTCGGCTGCGGAAGAGACGCGCGGGGGTGGCGGCGCTGCTCTTCGGCGCGCTCACCGCGACCCTGCTGGGCGGGAGCCCCGCCAGCGCCCGGCCCGAGGATCGTGCGCCACTCACACTGCCGTCCCCGCCCGGCGGGGACAACGTCCGGGTGCTGGTGTTCCACGGCTCGGCGGGGGACGAGCCGACCACGGTGAACGCGGGCATCGAGGCCATCGAGAAGATCGGCAACCAGGGTCCCGCGGCGACCCGGTTCACCGTCGACGCCACCGCCGACGCCTCGGTCTTCACCAGGCCCAAGCTGGGCAAGTACAACGCCGTGGTCTTCCTGACCGGCGCCGGCGATGTGCTCGACCCCGAGCAGGAGGCGGGGCTCGAGGCGTACATGAAGGCGGGCGGCGGCTTCCTCGGCATCCATGACGCGGCCCGCAATGAGCCGTACTCCGACTGGTACAGCGGCCTGATCGGCGCCCGCCCGGCGGCCACGAGCCCGGGCAACGCCCAGCGGGCCGTGGTGGAGGTCGGCGACCGCGTCCACCCGGCCACCAAGGAGCTGCCGCTGGAGTGGAAGCGCACGGACACCTGGCTCAACTGGAAGGACAACCCCTCCGGCACGGTGCACACCGTGGCCCGGGTCCGCGAGTCCAGCTACCAGCCGGGCACCGGCGCCAACGGCTGGGACCACCCGATCTCCTGGTGCCGTGACTACGACGGCGGCCGCTCCTTCTACACCGGAATGGGCGGAACGGTCGCCACTTTCCAGGAGACCGACTTCCGCGCCCATCTGCGGGGCGCGCTGCTGTGGACCACCCGTCTGGCCCGCGGTGACTGCAAGGCCACCATCAACGCGAACTACAAGGCCGAGCGCGTCACCAAGCCCAATCAGCCGGGCCAGTCCGACCAGATCGGCGAGCCGCACGGCCTCGTCGTCGCCAAGGACGGCCGGGTGCTCTACATCGGCCGCGGCGGCGGTGACAACAGCGCCCCCGTGGTCACCGACTGGAACGACCCGGACATCGGCAAGGGCCAGGGCCAGATCCATGTCTACGACCCGGCCACCGGAAAGGTGACGCTCGCGGGCGCCCTGACCGTCTTCGGCAACAAGGGCGGCGGCGATGAGCTGATCAAGGTCGAGGAGGGGCTGCTCGGCATCGAGCTGGACCCGGACTTCCTCACCAACGGCTGGGTCTACCTCCACTACACCCCGCACTCCCGGATCAACCGGGACACCCAGATGGCCGAGCGCCGCGTCTCCCGGTTCACCCTGGACCTGAAGACCAACAAGCTGGACCTGGGCTCGGAGAAGGTCCTGCTGTCCTGGCCGGTCCAGATCCACAGCTGCTGCCACGCTGGTGGCGGGATGTCCTGGGACTCCAAGGGCAATCTCTACATCGCCACCGGGGACAACAACTCCTCGCAGTTCAGCGACGGCTACTCCGGCAACAACCCGCAGCCGAACTACAAGGGCGTCTCCTTCGCCGACGCCCGCCGCACCGCGGGCAACACCAACAACCTCAACGGCAAGATCCTGCGGATCCACCCGGAGGACGACGGCACCTACACCCTGCCCGAGGGCAATCTCTTCACCGGCAAGGAGCCCGACGAGGGCGGGGGCAAGACCCGTGGCGAGATCTATGTGATGGGTGTGCGCAACCCGGCCCGGATCTTCGTGGACCAGAAGACCGACATCCTCTACGCGGGATGGGTCGGCCCCGACGCGGGCGAGCCCAGCACCACCTGGGGCCCGGCCAAGTACGACACCTTCGCCGCCATCACCAAGGCGGGCAACCACGGCTGGCCGTTCTGCATGGGCAACAAGCAGCCCTACCGGGACCGCAATCTGCCCGATCCCAGCAAGCCGCTGGGCTGGTACGACTGCGACCACCCCAAGAACGAGTCGCCCAACAACAACGGCCTGGTGAACCTGCCGCCCATCACCGGGAACACCATCTGGTACTCGCCGCAGGGCGGCGCCCCCGACTATCCGCGGGATGCCAACGGCATCCCCAGCTACAAGGCGTCGGAGGCCAAGTTCCTGCTGCCGTGGCTCAAGGGCGGCGGGCAGGCCACCATGAACGGCCCGGTCTACCGCTACGACGCCGACAGCAAGTCGACCACCAAGTGGCCCGCCTACTGGGACGGCAAGTGGTTCGTCGGTGACTTCTACGACGCCGACCAGCCGCGCCACGCGGTGCTGACCGACCCGAAGACCGTCGGCAAGGGCGGGCTGCCGGTGCACGCCGAAACCCTCAAGAAGATCATCCCGGTGGGCGCCGACGGCATCCGCAACCTCATGGACTGGAAGTTCGCCCCGGACGGCTCGCTCTACGTCCTCGACTACGGGCGCGGCTTCTTCACCTCCGACTCCAAGTCGGCGCTGTGGCACATCACCTACAACGGCGGCGAGCCCACTCCGCTCGCCAAGGACCTGGTCAGGAAGGCGGAGTGA
- a CDS encoding multicopper oxidase domain-containing protein gives MSDAPGITSRRGLSRRLFTGGAAAAAVGPLALTSSAAAKAPKAPSGAVRTATAGGAVRHLKLYAEKLPDGQMGYGLEKGKASIPGPLIELTEGDTLHIEFENTMDVTASLHVHGLDYDVASDGTQLNRSAVEPGGTRTYTWRTHAPGKRADGTWRPGSAGYWHYHDHAVGTPHGTGGLRKGLYGPVVVRRAGDILPDKQFTIVFNDMTINNKAGHEAPEFRATVGDRVEIIMITHGEYYHTFHMHGHRWADNRTGLLAGPDDVSRVIDNKITGPADSFGFQVIAGENVGAGAWMYHCHVQSHSDMGMAGLFLVAKADGTIPGHDPHGLSAHRHG, from the coding sequence ATGAGCGACGCACCCGGCATCACCTCCAGACGCGGTCTCAGCAGACGGCTCTTCACCGGCGGCGCGGCCGCCGCGGCCGTCGGACCGCTGGCCCTCACCTCCTCCGCCGCCGCGAAGGCGCCGAAGGCCCCGTCCGGCGCGGTCCGGACGGCGACCGCCGGCGGGGCGGTCCGCCATCTCAAGCTCTACGCCGAGAAGCTGCCGGACGGCCAGATGGGCTACGGGCTCGAGAAGGGCAAGGCCTCCATCCCCGGTCCGCTGATCGAGCTGACCGAGGGCGACACCCTGCACATCGAGTTCGAGAACACCATGGACGTCACGGCCAGCCTCCATGTGCACGGCCTCGACTACGACGTGGCCAGCGACGGCACCCAGCTCAACCGCAGCGCCGTGGAGCCGGGCGGCACCCGCACCTACACCTGGCGCACCCACGCCCCGGGCAAGCGCGCCGACGGCACCTGGCGGCCGGGCAGCGCGGGCTACTGGCACTACCACGACCACGCGGTGGGCACCCCGCACGGCACCGGCGGCCTCCGGAAGGGGCTGTACGGCCCCGTGGTGGTGCGGCGGGCGGGCGACATCCTGCCGGACAAGCAGTTCACCATCGTCTTCAACGACATGACGATCAACAACAAGGCGGGGCATGAAGCCCCCGAGTTCCGGGCGACGGTGGGCGACCGCGTCGAGATCATCATGATCACGCACGGCGAGTACTACCACACCTTCCATATGCACGGGCACCGCTGGGCGGACAACCGCACGGGGCTGCTGGCGGGCCCGGACGATGTGAGCCGGGTCATCGACAACAAGATCACCGGGCCCGCCGACTCCTTCGGCTTCCAGGTGATCGCCGGGGAGAACGTGGGCGCCGGCGCCTGGATGTACCACTGCCATGTCCAGAGCCACTCCGACATGGGCATGGCCGGGCTGTTCCTGGTCGCCAAGGCCGATGGCACCATCCCCGGCCACGACCCGCACGGGCTCTCCGCACACCGGCACGGATAG
- a CDS encoding S1 family peptidase: protein MRRKPVVRAGLSALLVLGALSGAGGAFSTAAAASGAAAPAAKSAAAPAPSATLVRALGRDLGLTADQARERLTQEAAAVKLEPRAERAAGASYGGSWFDASSGKLVVGVTSAERTASVRATGATTRIVKHSADALDAAKARLDETARKKAAPAGVSSWSADPRAGGVVVKVREGSEGDAAVRAFLREAERSSSVPVTVEKAPAQAPTTFAAGTVGGDPYYTGNVRCSIGFSVQGGFVTAGHCGQAGGSVSGWDGSYIGTFQGSSFPGNDYAYVSVGSGWWTVPVVLGWGTVPDQLVRGFNEAPIGASICRSGSTTHWHCGTVLAKNETVNYSQGAVYQMTKTSVCAEGGDSGGSFISGDQAQGVTSGGWGNCSGGGETWYQPINEILSVYGLRLHTA from the coding sequence ATGAGACGGAAGCCCGTTGTCCGTGCCGGACTGTCCGCACTCCTCGTCCTCGGTGCCCTCTCGGGCGCCGGCGGGGCCTTCTCGACCGCCGCCGCGGCATCCGGCGCCGCCGCCCCCGCGGCGAAGTCCGCCGCCGCGCCGGCGCCGTCCGCGACCCTCGTCCGCGCGCTCGGCCGGGACCTCGGCCTGACCGCGGACCAGGCGCGCGAGCGGCTGACCCAGGAGGCCGCCGCCGTGAAGCTGGAGCCCAGGGCCGAGCGCGCCGCGGGCGCCTCCTACGGCGGCTCCTGGTTCGACGCGAGCAGCGGAAAGCTGGTCGTCGGCGTCACCAGCGCCGAGCGGACCGCGTCGGTACGGGCCACGGGCGCCACCACCCGGATCGTGAAGCACAGCGCCGACGCGCTCGACGCGGCCAAGGCACGCCTCGACGAGACGGCCCGTAAGAAGGCCGCCCCCGCCGGGGTGAGCAGCTGGAGCGCCGACCCCCGCGCGGGCGGCGTCGTGGTCAAGGTCCGCGAGGGCAGCGAGGGCGACGCCGCCGTGCGCGCCTTCCTCCGTGAGGCCGAGCGCTCGTCCTCGGTCCCGGTCACCGTCGAGAAGGCCCCCGCCCAGGCGCCGACGACCTTCGCCGCCGGTACGGTCGGCGGCGACCCGTACTACACCGGCAACGTCCGCTGCTCCATAGGCTTCTCGGTCCAGGGCGGCTTCGTCACCGCCGGACACTGCGGCCAGGCCGGGGGCTCCGTCAGCGGCTGGGACGGCTCGTACATCGGCACCTTCCAGGGCTCCTCCTTCCCCGGCAACGACTACGCCTACGTCAGCGTCGGCAGCGGCTGGTGGACCGTGCCGGTGGTGCTCGGCTGGGGCACCGTTCCCGACCAGCTGGTCCGCGGTTTCAACGAGGCCCCGATCGGCGCCTCCATCTGCCGTTCGGGCTCCACCACCCACTGGCACTGCGGCACGGTGCTGGCCAAGAACGAGACCGTGAACTACAGCCAGGGCGCCGTGTACCAGATGACCAAGACCAGTGTGTGCGCCGAGGGCGGTGACTCCGGAGGCTCGTTCATCAGCGGCGACCAGGCCCAGGGCGTGACCTCGGGCGGCTGGGGCAACTGCTCCGGTGGCGGCGAGACCTGGTACCAGCCGATCAACGAGATCCTGTCGGTGTACGGCCTGCGGCTGCACACCGCCTGA
- a CDS encoding FadR/GntR family transcriptional regulator gives MAGDALRPMNRQRLYEQVLERLRAYVEENGLRAGDRLPTERELAQRLGISRASVKQAIVVLEVQGLVEVRQGGGMCLLRDSLDTEPVERLVERRRRLPDVLDAREALETKLAELAAERRTDDDLMALQQALIWMEDEIEAGRHGVEGDRRFHAAVTAAAHSPLLGEFMRSIADQIAESREESLRQPGRPRRSLGQHQSILDAIAERRPKAAAAAMRRHVRTVAQVRLLNWNPDDAT, from the coding sequence ATGGCCGGGGACGCGTTGCGACCGATGAACCGTCAGCGCCTGTACGAGCAGGTGCTGGAGAGGCTGCGTGCCTACGTCGAGGAGAACGGGCTTCGCGCGGGCGACCGGCTGCCGACCGAGCGCGAGCTGGCCCAGCGCCTCGGCATCAGCCGTGCCTCCGTCAAACAGGCCATCGTCGTCCTCGAGGTGCAGGGCCTCGTCGAGGTGCGCCAGGGCGGCGGCATGTGCCTGCTGCGCGACAGCCTCGACACCGAGCCCGTCGAGCGGCTGGTGGAGCGCCGCCGCAGGCTGCCCGATGTGCTCGACGCCCGCGAGGCATTGGAGACCAAACTGGCCGAACTCGCCGCCGAGCGCCGCACCGACGACGACCTCATGGCCCTCCAGCAGGCCCTGATCTGGATGGAGGACGAGATCGAGGCCGGGCGCCACGGCGTCGAGGGCGACCGCCGCTTCCACGCCGCCGTCACCGCGGCCGCGCACAGCCCGCTGCTCGGCGAGTTCATGCGCTCCATCGCCGACCAGATCGCCGAGAGCCGCGAGGAGTCGCTGCGCCAGCCCGGCCGCCCCAGGCGTTCGCTCGGCCAGCACCAGAGCATCCTGGACGCCATCGCCGAGCGCCGCCCCAAGGCCGCCGCCGCGGCCATGCGCCGCCATGTCCGCACCGTCGCCCAGGTGCGGCTGCTCAACTGGAATCCGGACGACGCCACCTGA
- a CDS encoding SLC13 family permease, with product MSDELISILVLVVVFVIATTRSINMGALSFAAAFGVGELVADFSADHIFAGFPGDLFVVLVGVTYLFALARANGTTDWLVHASIRMVGGRVALIPWVMFAISGVLTAIGAVSPAAVAIVAPLALSFAARYGISPLLMGAMVVHGAQGGGFSPISIYGSIVNGIVDREKLPGNEVTLFLASLVVNLIIAAVVFVVCGGLKLPRTAVAAGEERADGAGEAPADAEGRLTPARIATLGALVVLVIAVLAFDLDAGLTSITLAVALSVFWPDHGKKAVNEVTWPTVLLICGVLTYVGVLDEMGTIDYAGKAVSDIGIPLLAALLLCYIGAIVSAFASSVGIMGALIPLAVPFLAQGDIGAVGMIAALAVSATVVDVSPFSTNGALVLANAPDVDRDRFFRQLMVYGGIMVVAVPPVVWLALVVPGLG from the coding sequence ATGTCCGACGAATTGATCTCGATACTCGTGCTGGTGGTGGTCTTCGTCATCGCCACCACTCGTTCGATCAACATGGGCGCCCTGTCCTTCGCCGCCGCCTTCGGCGTGGGCGAACTGGTCGCCGACTTCAGCGCGGACCACATCTTCGCCGGGTTCCCGGGCGATCTGTTCGTGGTCCTGGTCGGGGTGACGTATCTGTTCGCCCTCGCCCGGGCGAACGGCACCACCGACTGGCTGGTGCACGCCTCGATCCGGATGGTGGGCGGGCGGGTCGCGCTGATCCCCTGGGTGATGTTCGCGATCAGCGGGGTGCTGACCGCGATCGGGGCGGTGAGCCCGGCGGCGGTCGCGATCGTCGCCCCGCTCGCGCTCTCCTTCGCCGCGCGGTACGGCATCAGCCCCCTGCTGATGGGCGCCATGGTGGTGCACGGCGCCCAGGGCGGCGGCTTCTCCCCCATCAGCATCTACGGCTCGATCGTCAACGGCATCGTGGACCGGGAGAAGCTGCCCGGCAACGAGGTCACGCTGTTCCTCGCGAGCCTGGTGGTCAACCTGATCATCGCCGCCGTCGTCTTCGTGGTCTGCGGCGGGCTGAAGCTCCCCAGGACCGCCGTCGCCGCCGGGGAGGAGCGGGCGGACGGGGCCGGGGAGGCGCCGGCCGACGCGGAGGGCCGGCTCACCCCGGCCCGTATCGCCACGCTGGGCGCGCTGGTGGTGCTGGTGATCGCGGTGCTCGCCTTCGACCTGGACGCCGGGCTCACCTCGATCACCCTCGCCGTGGCCCTGAGCGTCTTCTGGCCGGACCACGGCAAGAAGGCCGTGAACGAGGTCACCTGGCCCACCGTGCTGCTGATCTGCGGTGTGCTCACCTATGTCGGGGTGCTGGACGAGATGGGCACCATCGACTACGCGGGCAAGGCGGTCAGCGACATCGGGATTCCGCTGCTCGCCGCCCTGCTGCTCTGCTACATCGGCGCCATCGTCTCCGCGTTCGCCTCCTCGGTGGGCATCATGGGCGCGCTGATCCCGCTCGCCGTCCCGTTCCTGGCCCAGGGCGACATCGGCGCGGTGGGGATGATCGCGGCCCTCGCGGTGTCGGCGACCGTCGTCGACGTCAGCCCCTTCTCGACCAACGGGGCGCTGGTGCTGGCCAACGCGCCGGATGTGGACCGGGACCGGTTCTTCCGGCAGCTGATGGTCTACGGCGGGATCATGGTGGTCGCGGTGCCCCCGGTCGTCTGGCTGGCACTGGTGGTCCCCGGCCTCGGCTGA